The Triticum urartu cultivar G1812 chromosome 6, Tu2.1, whole genome shotgun sequence genome includes the window CTACCATCCCAAAGTTGGATCGATACAGGACTTGAGACCATAAAACAGTGTGAGACATTGAAGGAAAGAAATACCAGTAAGAAGATGTCCGGCTTCATGTACAAGGACTCTGCGCTTGTATGGAGGCCAGAAACATGAGATTTGTGCAGCACAAGTACCACCAAGAAAAAGTGCATCTCCGGTTGCTAACGCCAATATCGCAGCCAAGTTAGGCCGTACATCCACTCCTTGGGTTAGTAGAAAAGATGCACCGCCAAAAAAAGTAGCCAGAACATAACGAGAATTTCCTGAGAGACCCCACTTCTTTGGTGCAAGCTTTGCAGCTGAGAAAAGTAAAACATGAAGAAGATAAGGGCTACATAAGAAGGTGAAGTCCTAAATTGGTGCATTATCCTATTTCACATATCCACTGGTAAGACAAGGAGTGTTGCAGTATGAGTTTGAAAAAGAATGCCACTTCAATGTTTGAATAAGGAAGAACACAGATGAAAGAAAGGGAATATTGCCTCAATTTTCACCTTCCAGGCCTGTCATCTCCTTTAAAATTGTCGGCGTAACTTCTCTCGGTCCCTCCAGAACTGCAGCAAAAAGGGTATAAAATATCTCTTGACCTAAATGAAAACTATCAGTGCATTGCTGTAAATACAGAGCAAGCCAAGTGCAAAATTTCAGGGCGTTCCTTGACTGAATCAGTATAGTGAAACACTTTCAGATCAGTTCACAGCTTCGCATTCTACATAGCTTATACAAGCTAGAATGCTGGATTTTACCATGAACCCCGCAGACCTCATCGAACATTGCTAACAGCTAACAAACCGAATTCTACACCAAGTACAAATTTGAAGGCAGTTTGGCAACTGGGATACTAATTTTGGATAAAATGGCCCTCAAACCCATTCAATTATCACGCAAAAAATGGGACAATTAACGAGAGATCGGCGTTTACCTATGTTCTTGCACTTGCCGAAGTTGGCGAGGACCCCGCGGTCGGAGAGGAACTGGTACGCCCGGCCGACGAGCCGCATGTCATCTGCGTCGATGCAGGTGTCCAGCACCTCCCAGTCCCGCCCCGGCGACAGGGGGAGAGCCACCTGCGTAGCCGCATTCCTGGCCGCTTCCGGATAAGACGCGGGCTCCACGGACTGCAGGAAGCGGAGCGCGCGGGAGAGGTCCTTGCTCTCGACGGCGTCCTCGAACTCGCTCCACTCCCTGAGGGAGCCCGCGCGGAGGCGGGTCCCGGGGCGCGGCGGGCGGGACGGGAAGGGGAGGAAGCGCTTAGAGGAGGGGGGAGCCGGCTGGGAGGCGGAGAGGGCCGCGGTGGAGGTGAGCGGCGAGGAGCAAGAGGTGGACGCCATTGGTGCGGTcacggaggtgggttgctctgcTTCGCTGTGACCGTCGTGGCGTCGCCCGCTGCCGGTCGTCAGGCCTGTCCGGTATGACTGAATTTTTTTAGTGGTAAGACAAAATTGTATTCATCAAACTCCACATAAAATGGGATACAAGTTAGGTCATGAGGTTGGCCAAATCAAACATGATCCCATGATCCAGTCTAAAAGCATACCGAATACTTCGCTAACTTATGTGCTTCATAATTCACAACACGACATTCGAAAGAAAAGTTAAAAGTGAAAAAAGCTACTTGGGATTTAATTTCGTCGATAATAGCTTCATAGCTTTCCTTCAACCCTTAAGGCTACCGCATTCACCGCTAGTTGTGAGTCAGATGATATAGCGACATTTTGTAGATGCAGATCCGCTGCTAACGCAAGTGCCTCCCGATATGCGATCACCTCAAACGTGGTCGGATCATGTGAAACGTCAATCACCAATCCCGAGCTTCCCTAATAATTCCCTCTGTTGTCTCTGCATACTGCTACAGCCGAGCCTCTTTTTACTAGTTGGACTCCCACGATGACATGGATCTTACTGAACTCCGGGGGTGGAGCTCTTGGTCTTGATGGTGGTACACTGGGTGGAACAAGCGCTGCTCGAATTAGAGTCCACCCTCCTTCCTTGATCATGTCAAGATCTTCGATATAATGATTGATGAAGCCTTGTACCGCATGCGGGCTATGAAAGATGCCCTCATGAATAGCTTTCCTTTTAGCTGCCCATATAGCCACAAAGTAATAGAAAGTTTTACAAGGAGGTCATGCGGCAATGTTTCCATGCGCGTGAACAGTCATTGCTTCGCATTCGGTTGGGTAGTGGATGATATCTTTTGTGCCAGCTCCTCATTAACTAATGCCGAGGTACACCTGGACATTGTGTAATCGACCAATGAATGCCTCCACGAATCCGGTGCTCCACAGATGCCGCACGCGCTCGAATTGGTCATGCGCTGGTGAGCCCTGACATCTTTAGTGGGGATCGAATGTTTCGATAAACGCCAACGGAACACTCTAACCTTGCCTGGAACCTGGACCTTCCACAAAGTTTTCCATGCCTTCTTCTCTTTGGtcgttgaaagtgcaactaatccctaaatggttttggtaattcataacaacagaTATATCATTGATCTAATGCTTATTGAAAATAGATTTCAGAAAAgatcaatgattggcatggcaagGACATGAGattgtggacccctcaaaatgttAAAGACATGGATTGGCAAAGCCTCAAGACTCTGCATTTTCTACATTTTTTGTTAAATGGTCCAAGATcgcattgagtccataggaaagtcaatactattaaaaggggatgcgGTTTTGATCATGACTCAATTActcaagtgcttagtgatattgctccaaaaatCCTCAAACGCCTTCTCCAAATCACATATGTCCAAACCCTAAAATTTCATCTCGGTCCCACTAAAAAGATTTATGCCGGACCCACCAAGTTGATCCTACACACTGCCAAAGCCAAATCCTAaaatttcggtctcaccgagttgttGTGGCCAAGTTTCTATAAGCCAATTTGTTCATTTTGGAATCACCGAGTTGAACTGATCGGAACTATCGAAACAAAGTCCTGCCTAGGTTATCACATTTCGGTCTGTCTGAGATTTCCACttcggtcccaccaaaaagcCAAACATTCATATCTTTTACACAGGTCGGTCTCAACGAGATTTTGCTCCGGTGTCACCGAGCTGAGTCAAaagtgtgtaacggttggattttgggTGAAGGCtgtaaatacccctccacccccacCTACTCTGGGAGGAAGCgcttggaggagggggaggcCGACTGAGAAGCGAAGAGGGCCACGGTGGAGGTGAGCGGCAAGGAGCAAGAGGTGGTTGCCATTGGTGTGGTCGCGGTGGTGGGTTGCTCTGCTTCGTTGTGACTGTCGTGGCGTCGCCCGCTGACGGTTGTCAGGCATGTTAGGTATGATTGAATGTTTTTGTTTTTTAAACGGCCCACCGTATCCCCACGAGCAAACCTGGTCAAGTGGGCCGGCACGGCCTGACCCTCCACTAAACATGCCTGGCAGCACGATCCAGGGCGGTTTGTTCATAAATGGGTTGCCGTGATGGCACGTGTGCTGCACTATCAGGCCCAGATATGGCATAGATTTTAAACGTGCCGGCCGGCCGGTCTGTAATGGGCTGTTTGGTCCTAATAGGCCATTACGGCCCAATTACTTAAAAAATCTGAAAATCTGAAAAAATACATGAAACTCAAAACCTGAGGCAAAGTTTATGTGGAATAAATCTTGAGCTTTCTTAGTGGCTGCCTCATTAAAAAAATTCATCATTAGGAAGGAAAAGGAGTACAAAGCCATGCACTAGATTACAAAAGGATAAAAAATTACAAAGCGTACAACtgttcttcctcttcttcagtgGTAAGATTTTTGAACTTGGCTTTCTGTCTTGTTTGTAAATGCTGGAAGATAACCATATAAGCCAAAACTTAACTATGTCATTATAGATAAGTTCCAAGTAAAGTCATAGAAAACCAAGATTCATTTTCTAAAGGGAAGTGCAGACCAACATCTCACCAAAATCATGACTTCACGAGAAATGAACTAGTTTCAGAACAGAAGCCAAACAACTCAGGATCAGGCAATAGATATTTAAGCATGGACCTCAGTTAACAAATAGGATCTGAAATCACTTGGGTGAAGCTTTCATGAATTATTAGCCCAGCTCACCCAAAACCAaaaaaaaaataaacaaaataaaataaagaggcTACATGTGGTGCCCAACTATTAAGCCAAAATCATTCAATGAAAAGAAGTCATCCTTGTGAAATATCAGAAGCGTCTCACCTCCCATGGGAGGCCGCGTAGTGCTATATTGATTGATCGGGGCTTATCCCGTCTAACGCATACATTGTTCTGTTACAGCCGTGGTTGGCAAGGAGAGAATAAAGAGGTAAGAAAAGCAACAGTGAAAAGTAAATAAGCTAGAGGTAGACGATGAGCGAACGCAAGCCATCCGATCTTCTTTTCCGTCATTGATCCCCAGCCGTTCATTATCTGAACCGGTACAGTTAACTGAAGACTAAAACACCTAGCAAGTTCAGTCACAATGCCCCGTTGTGAGCGCGATCTTGTCTTCAAGAAGCTGAAGGTTGACGGCGCCATGCTTTGACTGTCTTCTTGAAAAAGGCTGGGAATGTATGCTTCATGAAATCCACGTCTTCCCAAGTTGCGTCATCCAGAGGAAAATTCAGCTGGCTAATGTGGAACACTGGGTGGATACCCACGTTTGCAGCTGCAGGTGATATGCCACAGTGCCCACATGATACAGTACTCGAAATGGTCCGAAGAACTTCCTTTGCAGCTTGATGTGAGAGTGAAGGCCGAAAGCATATGGCTGAAGCTTCCAAGTAAATCATGTCAACTACTGCGCTTCATCGTTGACAGCAGTTGTCAGTGTTGACAGCAGTGCCTACCATCGAGAACTCACTGATTTGTCGCTGTGGATATCCATATAAGGCCTCAAAAGGAGTCTCTTGGAGAGACGAATGAAAAGAACTGTTGTACAGTATTCAGCCATGGGTAAATGCTGAACCCGTTTCTTCGAATCAGTAGAAACCAGGCAGCAAAGGTAATTTCAATACACTCGTTCACATGTTCAAGTTGCAAGATCAGTCTGACAATGTCGCATTCTCCATTGGAGATGCATTTTGATGTATGAGTTCCATATCAAGAAAGACTTTTTCCAAAGATGTTTCCAGCTAATTAAAACAAGTCAAAACTGGAACAAAACCATATAAGCCAAAGCTTACCTGCATCATAAACCAAGATtcatttttttaaagaaaagcCAACAAAGTGTAGACCAGCATCTCAATCAAATAGTTTCAGAATAGAAGCCAAACAACCATAAGGATCAGCCAATAGATACTTAAGAAATGGACCTCAATCAACAAACAAGATTTGAAATCATTTGTGTGAAGCTTTCACTGATTAGTACTCAAGCCCACACagacccaaaaataaaataaaataaagaggcTTCATGTTGTGCTCCAGCTAAGCATTACAAATTCAACTGATCTAAGTCCAATTGTTAAGCCAAAATCATTCAAGGAAAAGAAGTCATCCAATTTTAGCAAAAGAACCAATATTAAAGCACCGTGTCACATGCTGAGTATCAAGGCACAATGAACATAAATTTGTTCTTAACAGTTCAAGATGGAAAAAGAAGGACAGCAAGAGCTTGAATAGCGAAAACAAACTGCTAACCATCGACAGGGAAAATGCTCTCAGGTTATTATTATACTCCCTCTTCTAGTTCTGGAAAAGTTATTGGTTTAGGCATGGGTTTAATTAACTTTTTCCAAACTTTGACTCACTATATTTCATAATATTTTTGGATTGGAAATGTGAAAACAATGTGTAGGTTTATCTCATAAAGTACTTTCAAAAAAATATTGTCTCGAAGAACTTTACAGTAATGATGTATAATAAAAATAAAGGTTATCTCTCATAAAGTATTTTAAAGAAGTACGTATAGATTTGAAGAGTTTTATAGTTAACGAAAATAAGCAGTAAAAGTTGCATTATGGGGGCTTCTTCAGAACTAGACTAGAGGGAGTATGTTCATCATTGAGCAACACACACATATTGTGGTGCTTCCCGATCAACCTAAAGCCTATTTTTATTCACAAAAAAAAAACTAAAGCCTATTTAAAAGGTGTATACCATCCAATTTAAGAGATAATTTTTAATTCTGGAAAACTTAGTGGTTTTGATTTACGTTTTGTTAGTGTAAATAAACAGAAATTACTATGTAAAAGAGGGGGAGAGGTGGTAGATCTTACCATTGTGTGTTACCTGATCTGACTGGAGCTAATGAGGGTTCCCAAATCCGACACCGAACCATCTTGCAGTT containing:
- the LOC125517639 gene encoding uncharacterized protein LOC125517639; this translates as MASTSCSSPLTSTAALSASQPAPPSSKRFLPFPSRPPRPGTRLRAGSLREWSEFEDAVESKDLSRALRFLQSVEPASYPEAARNAATQVALPLSPGRDWEVLDTCIDADDMRLVGRAYQFLSDRGVLANFGKCKNIVLEGPREVTPTILKEMTGLEAAKLAPKKWGLSGNSRYVLATFFGGASFLLTQGVDVRPNLAAILALATGDALFLGGTCAAQISCFWPPYKRRVLVHEAGHLLTAYLMGCPIRGVILDPFVALRMGIQGQAGTQFWDAKMEKELGEGHLSSTAFDRYCMILFAGIAAEALVYGEAEGGENDENLFRSLCVLLDPPLSVAQMANRARWSVMQSYNLLKWHKKAHRAAVKALESGHGLSIVIRRIEEAIASDR